In Arthrobacter sp. B3I4, the following proteins share a genomic window:
- a CDS encoding glycoside hydrolase family 38 C-terminal domain-containing protein produces MHDDRRLTEVRLDRFLRERIVPAVYPRRIPLALSSWDAPDEPVPVLEALRQQFTPLEHGAPWGKPWSTKWLRLQGEVPDSWGSTADTAVEILVDLGFGGDLPGFQCEGIAWRPDGTVIKAISPRNQYVPLKLLGSGMSVDFYVEAAANPDLSQGWTFAATPDGDKATSGEEPRYRLGSIVIAELNQTVWELHQDIWTLSGLMHELPMELPRRHEILRALERMLDVLDPDDVPGTAAAGRAALAEVLARPAYASAHQLVATGHAHIDSAWLWPVRETIRKCARTFANVVALMDDDPGFVFSCSSAQQLAWMKEYYPELFGRIKEKVKTGQFVPVGGMWVEADSNMPGGEAMARQFLEGKSFFLAEFGVECREAWLPDTFGYSAALPQIVKAAGSRWFLTQKISWNQVNRMPHHTFHWEGIDGTRLFTHFPPVDTYSSEISGRELAHAERNYRDHGRGTMSLLPFGYGDGGGGPTREMLAAARRTADLEGSPRVRLGSAADFFTRAEEEYPNLPVWVGEMYLELHRGTYTSQANTKRGNRRSEHLLREAELWCATAAVRVGAPYPAAELKRLWRLVLLQQFHDILPGSAIAWVHRDAERNYAAVARQLEAIIAEAAAALLGEGDRQFLLNAAPHPRFGVPALAAAEPVNSSVPVHSGAVQGGGFVLDNGLIRATLNADGLLVSLQDHRSGREAIAPGGFGNLLELHRDTPNEWDAWDLDAFYRRNVSALVQARSVTLERDGDAAVVVVERFAGGSPVTQRIRLAPGAPSLEISTAVDWQERQKLLKLGFAFDVRADRSAAETQFGHVFRPTHVNTSWEAAKFEICAHRWIHVAEPGYGVAVSNAASYGHDVTRNVRDLDGGTTTTVRVSLLRAPQFPDPNTDRGQHELTVTVRPGASIADAVEEGYRTNLAPRAVKGNHGVEPLFSVSNPALVIEAVKLAEDGSGDVVVRLYESLGERSAGVVSVNFEAADVWSVDLLERPVEAPGVRYTGVSPALTLRPFQLLTLRFSR; encoded by the coding sequence TTGCACGACGACCGCCGTCTCACGGAAGTCCGGCTGGACCGCTTTCTGCGCGAACGCATCGTTCCGGCGGTGTACCCCCGCCGCATTCCCCTCGCGCTGAGCAGCTGGGATGCTCCGGATGAGCCGGTGCCCGTCCTGGAAGCGCTCCGCCAGCAGTTCACACCTCTTGAGCACGGGGCGCCCTGGGGGAAGCCCTGGAGCACGAAATGGCTCCGGCTGCAGGGCGAGGTACCGGATTCCTGGGGCAGCACCGCGGACACCGCCGTCGAGATTCTCGTGGACCTGGGCTTCGGCGGCGACCTTCCCGGCTTCCAATGCGAAGGGATCGCCTGGCGCCCGGACGGGACGGTGATCAAAGCCATCTCGCCCCGGAACCAGTACGTCCCGCTGAAACTCTTAGGCAGCGGTATGTCCGTGGACTTCTACGTCGAGGCGGCCGCGAACCCGGACCTGTCCCAGGGATGGACCTTCGCGGCGACGCCCGACGGCGACAAGGCGACGTCCGGCGAAGAACCCAGATACCGGCTCGGCAGCATCGTGATCGCCGAGCTCAACCAGACGGTCTGGGAGCTGCACCAGGACATCTGGACGCTGAGCGGGCTGATGCACGAACTGCCAATGGAGCTGCCCCGCCGGCACGAAATCCTCCGCGCCCTGGAAAGGATGCTGGATGTTCTGGACCCCGACGACGTACCCGGCACGGCCGCCGCGGGGCGGGCGGCGCTCGCGGAGGTGCTGGCCCGGCCCGCCTACGCCTCCGCACACCAGCTGGTGGCGACCGGCCACGCGCACATCGACTCCGCGTGGCTGTGGCCGGTCCGCGAGACCATCCGCAAATGCGCGCGGACCTTCGCCAACGTCGTCGCGCTCATGGACGATGACCCCGGCTTCGTCTTCTCCTGCTCCTCGGCCCAGCAGCTTGCCTGGATGAAGGAGTACTACCCGGAGCTGTTCGGGCGCATCAAGGAAAAGGTGAAAACCGGCCAGTTCGTCCCGGTGGGCGGCATGTGGGTCGAAGCTGACAGCAACATGCCCGGCGGAGAAGCCATGGCGCGCCAGTTCCTTGAGGGCAAGAGCTTCTTCCTGGCCGAATTCGGCGTCGAATGCCGGGAGGCCTGGCTGCCGGACACCTTTGGCTACTCGGCGGCGCTGCCGCAGATCGTCAAGGCCGCCGGGAGCCGCTGGTTCCTGACCCAGAAGATTTCCTGGAACCAGGTGAACCGGATGCCGCACCACACGTTCCACTGGGAAGGAATTGACGGCACCCGGCTCTTCACGCACTTTCCCCCGGTGGACACCTACAGCTCAGAAATCAGCGGCCGGGAACTCGCCCACGCCGAACGCAACTACCGCGACCACGGCCGCGGCACCATGTCGCTGCTGCCGTTCGGCTACGGCGACGGCGGCGGCGGCCCCACCCGGGAAATGCTGGCCGCCGCGCGCCGCACCGCGGACCTGGAAGGCTCCCCCCGGGTCCGGCTCGGCTCCGCAGCGGACTTCTTCACCCGCGCCGAGGAGGAGTACCCCAACCTTCCGGTCTGGGTGGGCGAAATGTACCTCGAACTCCACCGCGGCACCTACACCAGCCAGGCCAACACCAAGCGGGGCAACCGGCGCAGCGAACACCTGTTGCGGGAAGCGGAGCTGTGGTGCGCCACCGCGGCTGTCCGGGTGGGCGCGCCCTACCCGGCCGCGGAGCTTAAGCGGCTCTGGCGGCTGGTGTTGCTGCAGCAATTCCATGACATCCTGCCCGGAAGCGCCATTGCCTGGGTCCACCGGGATGCCGAGCGGAACTACGCCGCCGTCGCCCGCCAGCTGGAGGCGATCATCGCCGAAGCCGCCGCGGCGCTGCTGGGCGAGGGCGACCGGCAATTCCTGCTGAACGCCGCTCCGCATCCCCGATTTGGGGTGCCTGCCCTCGCCGCCGCGGAGCCCGTCAACAGCTCCGTGCCGGTGCACTCGGGCGCGGTCCAGGGTGGCGGCTTCGTCCTGGACAACGGCCTGATCCGCGCCACGCTAAACGCCGACGGGCTCCTGGTCTCGCTCCAAGACCACCGCAGCGGCCGGGAAGCGATCGCTCCGGGCGGGTTTGGCAACCTTCTCGAACTGCACCGGGACACACCGAACGAGTGGGACGCCTGGGACCTTGACGCGTTTTACCGGCGCAACGTTTCGGCGCTGGTCCAGGCCCGCTCGGTGACACTGGAACGCGACGGCGACGCCGCCGTCGTCGTGGTGGAACGGTTCGCCGGCGGCTCGCCTGTCACCCAACGGATCCGGCTGGCCCCGGGAGCGCCCTCCCTGGAGATTTCCACCGCCGTGGACTGGCAGGAACGCCAGAAGCTGCTCAAGCTCGGATTCGCCTTCGACGTGCGGGCGGATCGTTCCGCAGCGGAGACGCAGTTCGGCCACGTATTCCGGCCAACCCACGTCAATACCTCCTGGGAGGCGGCCAAGTTCGAGATCTGCGCGCACCGCTGGATCCACGTGGCAGAGCCGGGCTACGGCGTCGCGGTCTCCAACGCCGCCAGCTACGGCCACGACGTCACCCGCAATGTCCGCGACCTCGACGGCGGCACGACCACCACAGTGCGGGTTTCACTCCTGCGCGCGCCGCAGTTTCCCGACCCGAACACCGACCGCGGGCAGCACGAGCTGACAGTTACGGTCCGGCCCGGTGCGAGTATCGCCGACGCCGTTGAGGAGGGCTACCGCACAAACCTCGCCCCGCGTGCGGTCAAGGGAAACCACGGAGTGGAACCGCTGTTCAGCGTTTCCAACCCGGCCCTGGTAATTGAGGCTGTCAAACTCGCGGAAGACGGCTCCGGCGACGTGGTCGTCCGGCTCTACGAGTCCCTCGGAGAACGCTCGGCCGGGGTGGTGTCCGTTAATTTCGAGGCGGCGGACGTGTGGAGCGTCGACCTGCTGGAGCGGCCGGTTGAAGCGCCCGGTGTGCGGTACACCGGGGTGTCGCCGGCTTTGACGCTGCGGCCGTTCCAGCTGCTGACCCTGAGGTTTTCCCGCTAA
- the fdhD gene encoding formate dehydrogenase accessory sulfurtransferase FdhD, with the protein MGRLTQRRKLHKFVLDGSPQALEFPVRYREDVLAVEEPLEIRLGNLSYSVTMRTPGNDFDLVAGFLVSEGVIWSADQLVSLRFCAGEDEDGVQTFNVVEAQLRPDVVRPETGRNFFTSSSCGICGTDSIEAVSKSSHFSPAQDRLTVPVETLASLPDKLREAQAVFDVTGGVHAAALFRISDDGAAELLCLREDVGRHNAVDKVVGWALREGLLPLTCTVLQVSGRASFELVQKASLAGIPVLAAVSAPSSLAVELAEASGMTLAGFSRGTTLNVYAGHERIGVPAAIS; encoded by the coding sequence ATGGGCCGCTTGACACAGCGACGCAAGCTGCACAAATTTGTCCTCGACGGCTCGCCGCAGGCCCTGGAGTTCCCGGTCCGGTACCGGGAAGACGTGCTGGCGGTTGAAGAACCGCTCGAAATCAGGCTGGGCAACCTCTCCTACTCCGTCACCATGCGGACCCCGGGCAACGATTTCGACCTCGTCGCGGGGTTCCTGGTCTCGGAGGGTGTGATCTGGTCGGCGGACCAACTCGTCTCGCTGCGGTTCTGCGCCGGTGAGGATGAAGACGGCGTCCAGACGTTCAACGTCGTGGAGGCGCAGCTGCGCCCCGACGTCGTCCGGCCCGAGACCGGGCGTAACTTCTTCACCTCCAGTTCGTGCGGGATCTGCGGGACAGACTCCATCGAGGCCGTGAGCAAATCCTCACACTTCAGCCCGGCCCAAGACCGGCTGACCGTGCCGGTGGAAACGCTGGCCTCGCTGCCGGATAAGCTGCGCGAAGCCCAGGCGGTCTTCGACGTTACCGGCGGCGTCCACGCCGCAGCTTTGTTCCGGATTTCCGACGACGGCGCCGCGGAACTGCTGTGTCTGCGTGAAGACGTCGGCCGGCATAACGCGGTGGACAAGGTGGTGGGGTGGGCGCTCCGGGAGGGGCTGCTGCCGCTGACATGCACCGTCCTCCAGGTCTCCGGACGGGCGTCGTTTGAACTGGTGCAGAAGGCATCGCTGGCCGGCATTCCCGTCCTGGCTGCCGTCAGTGCTCCCAGCAGCCTGGCGGTCGAACTCGCTGAGGCCAGCGGTATGACGCTTGCCGGGTTCAGCCGTGGGACTACCTTGAACGTCTACGCCGGTCATGAACGGATCGGCGTGCCGGCAGCAATCAGCTAG
- the serC gene encoding phosphoserine transaminase, protein MSDTSITIPATLLPRDGRFGAGPSKVRPEQMEALSAASATLLGTSHRQAPVKNLVGSVRSGLGDFFRAPDGYEVILGVGGSTAFWDVASFGLVENKAQHLSFGEFGSKFAAATNKAPFLAESSIIKAEPGTRPEARAEAGVDVYAWPQNETSTGVAAPVRRVPGADSGSLVLVDATSAAGGLDVNVAESDVYYFAPQKNFASDGGLWLGLFSPAALERAARIKASGRWIPDFLDLQTAIDNSRLNQTYNTPALATLVTLDAQVQWLNANGGLDFAATRTADSAGRIYRWAEASSYSTPFVARAEDRSNVIATIDFADSIDAAAIAKVLRANGIVDTEPYRKLGRNQLRIATFVAIEPDDVSALLDCIDFVVGELTK, encoded by the coding sequence GTGAGCGACACCAGCATCACTATTCCCGCGACCCTGCTGCCCAGGGACGGCCGGTTTGGCGCCGGCCCGTCCAAGGTCCGGCCGGAACAAATGGAGGCCCTGTCCGCCGCCTCGGCGACCCTGCTCGGCACTTCGCATCGGCAGGCGCCGGTCAAGAACCTCGTTGGCTCGGTCCGCTCCGGTCTTGGCGACTTCTTCCGCGCCCCCGACGGCTACGAGGTCATCCTCGGCGTCGGCGGTTCCACCGCCTTCTGGGACGTCGCCAGTTTCGGCCTGGTTGAGAACAAGGCGCAGCATTTGTCTTTCGGCGAATTCGGCTCTAAATTCGCCGCGGCCACCAACAAGGCTCCGTTCCTCGCGGAGTCCTCCATTATCAAGGCCGAGCCCGGTACCCGTCCCGAGGCCCGGGCCGAAGCGGGCGTGGACGTTTACGCCTGGCCGCAGAATGAGACTTCGACCGGCGTCGCCGCGCCCGTCAGGCGGGTCCCGGGTGCGGACAGCGGCTCGCTCGTCCTGGTTGACGCGACCTCCGCGGCCGGCGGCTTGGACGTCAACGTCGCTGAGTCGGATGTCTACTACTTCGCCCCGCAAAAGAATTTCGCGTCCGACGGCGGCCTGTGGCTGGGCCTGTTTTCCCCCGCCGCCCTGGAGCGCGCGGCACGGATCAAAGCCAGCGGCCGCTGGATCCCGGACTTCCTGGACCTCCAGACCGCCATCGACAATTCGCGGCTGAACCAGACCTATAACACCCCGGCGCTGGCCACCCTGGTGACGCTGGACGCGCAGGTCCAGTGGCTCAACGCCAACGGCGGGCTCGACTTTGCGGCAACCCGCACTGCCGACTCCGCTGGGCGCATCTACCGCTGGGCCGAGGCCTCTTCCTACTCCACACCCTTTGTGGCCAGGGCCGAAGACCGGTCCAACGTGATCGCCACCATCGACTTCGCGGACTCAATCGACGCCGCGGCCATTGCCAAAGTTCTGCGAGCCAACGGCATCGTCGACACCGAGCCGTACCGAAAACTGGGCCGGAATCAGCTGCGCATCGCCACCTTCGTGGCAATCGAACCCGACGACGTATCGGCGCTGCTTGACTGCATCGACTTCGTCGTAGGCGAGCTCACGAAGTAG
- a CDS encoding NlpC/P60 family protein, with amino-acid sequence MTTRATIARHRAEVTKTNSLAVIAKAVGDNAGGMGRQAAVIAAASGLVLTSGIAANAAETNVQRESTSASAMEVQSTAPATISAASTIAISYEKPAVTTAPAPVVEAPKPVVEVKEAPAATEAAAPAAAATAAGTAASTGTATTASLATKAPAAVSGMGASIAAAAYAQIGVSQDCTMLATNALAAVGVNYHGWPAGYLSLGRTVSAAEAQPGDLAYYQNGGMGMAHIAVYVGNGMAVHGGWNGGTTALYSVNVGSGPVFIRVGG; translated from the coding sequence ATGACTACTCGTGCAACCATTGCACGCCACCGCGCCGAGGTCACGAAGACCAACTCGCTGGCTGTCATTGCTAAGGCCGTCGGCGACAACGCCGGTGGTATGGGTCGCCAGGCTGCGGTTATCGCTGCAGCCTCGGGCCTGGTCCTGACCAGCGGTATCGCGGCCAACGCTGCCGAGACCAACGTTCAGCGTGAATCGACCTCCGCTTCCGCCATGGAAGTTCAGTCCACCGCGCCGGCCACGATTTCCGCGGCTTCCACCATCGCTATCTCCTACGAGAAGCCTGCCGTGACCACCGCGCCGGCCCCCGTCGTCGAGGCACCCAAGCCCGTCGTCGAGGTCAAGGAAGCACCCGCCGCAACTGAGGCCGCTGCACCCGCCGCCGCTGCAACTGCAGCTGGAACTGCCGCTTCCACCGGCACCGCAACGACCGCCTCCCTGGCAACCAAGGCTCCGGCTGCTGTCAGCGGCATGGGCGCCTCCATCGCCGCCGCCGCCTACGCCCAGATCGGTGTCTCGCAGGACTGCACCATGCTGGCCACCAACGCGCTGGCCGCCGTCGGCGTCAACTACCACGGCTGGCCGGCAGGTTACCTGTCCCTGGGCCGCACCGTGAGCGCCGCCGAAGCGCAGCCGGGCGACCTTGCCTACTACCAGAACGGCGGCATGGGCATGGCCCACATCGCTGTCTATGTCGGCAACGGCATGGCCGTCCACGGTGGCTGGAACGGCGGCACCACCGCGCTGTACAGCGTCAACGTTGGTTCCGGCCCGGTCTTCATCCGCGTCGGCGGCTAG
- a CDS encoding M23 family metallopeptidase codes for MTTQTVRGRRRATGPAPEPRPAADIFAERPRDAHRDERRGRRSPFRQVTDFAAVSGVGQKAGIALAATGLVLTVAVPATGPAVATDAATTTTSVSAAAQPEVKAADAKIDFNRTAVTTKGDPDGKLKQLLSAQSAGTITRAASAGSLGMPLDSMVTASPFGYRVSPITGAVGEFHRGQDYAAQCGTAVHAAASGTVTFSGWHPYGGGNRVVIDHGNGLETTYNHLSSSNVRVGQQVSRGDVVAMSGTTGASTGCHLHFEVMVNGDVVDPLGWL; via the coding sequence TTGACCACCCAGACCGTCCGGGGCCGCCGTCGTGCGACCGGTCCCGCTCCGGAGCCGCGCCCGGCCGCCGACATCTTTGCCGAGCGCCCGCGGGATGCGCACCGGGATGAGCGCCGCGGCCGGCGCAGCCCCTTCCGCCAGGTGACGGACTTCGCCGCCGTCAGCGGTGTGGGGCAGAAAGCCGGCATCGCCCTGGCGGCCACCGGTCTGGTCCTCACAGTGGCCGTTCCGGCTACCGGTCCGGCGGTTGCCACCGACGCTGCGACGACGACGACGTCCGTTTCAGCCGCGGCGCAGCCCGAGGTCAAAGCCGCAGACGCCAAGATCGACTTCAACCGCACCGCGGTGACCACCAAGGGTGACCCGGACGGCAAACTCAAGCAGCTGCTGAGCGCACAGTCCGCCGGAACCATCACCCGGGCCGCCTCTGCCGGCAGCCTGGGCATGCCGCTTGACTCCATGGTCACTGCCTCGCCGTTCGGCTACCGGGTCAGTCCCATCACCGGCGCGGTCGGGGAGTTCCACCGAGGCCAGGACTACGCCGCGCAGTGCGGCACCGCTGTGCACGCCGCCGCGAGCGGCACCGTAACTTTTTCCGGTTGGCACCCCTACGGGGGCGGTAACCGGGTCGTGATCGACCATGGCAATGGCCTGGAGACCACGTACAACCACTTGTCGTCCTCCAACGTCCGCGTGGGCCAGCAGGTCTCCCGCGGCGACGTGGTGGCGATGAGCGGGACCACCGGCGCTTCCACCGGCTGCCACCTCCACTTCGAGGTGATGGTAAACGGGGACGTCGTGGATCCGCTGGGCTGGCTCTGA
- a CDS encoding metal-dependent transcriptional regulator: MTDLIDTTEMYLRTILELEEENIVALRARIAERLRHSGPTVSQTVGRMERDGLVVVSGDRHLELTQTGRRRAIEVMRKHRLAERLLADVIGLDWAYVHEEACRWEHVMSERVEQRIFDMLDHPTVSPYGNPIPGLAELGGLPPGEAPQGVVNLLDAMAGYGADSRITVSRLAEPIQVEPELLVQLDEGGIRPGATVSLERVGEYISVRVPDIEGALELPPEVAAHVFVTRG; this comes from the coding sequence ATGACGGATCTGATCGATACCACCGAGATGTATCTGCGGACCATCCTGGAACTTGAAGAAGAAAACATCGTCGCCCTCCGCGCTCGCATCGCCGAACGGCTCCGTCACTCCGGCCCCACCGTTTCCCAGACCGTCGGCCGGATGGAGCGCGACGGGCTCGTGGTTGTCTCCGGCGACCGGCACCTCGAACTGACCCAGACGGGCCGCAGGCGCGCCATCGAAGTGATGCGCAAGCACCGTCTGGCGGAGCGGTTGCTCGCGGATGTCATCGGACTCGACTGGGCCTACGTCCACGAGGAAGCCTGCCGCTGGGAACACGTGATGAGCGAGCGGGTCGAGCAGCGCATCTTCGACATGCTGGACCACCCCACGGTGTCCCCGTATGGAAACCCGATTCCGGGCCTTGCCGAACTCGGCGGACTGCCGCCGGGCGAAGCGCCTCAGGGCGTCGTCAATCTGCTGGACGCGATGGCGGGCTACGGCGCCGATTCACGCATCACGGTCAGCCGACTGGCCGAGCCCATCCAGGTCGAGCCCGAGCTGTTGGTCCAACTCGACGAGGGCGGCATCCGGCCCGGGGCCACCGTTTCACTCGAGCGCGTCGGCGAGTACATCTCGGTCCGGGTTCCGGACATTGAAGGCGCCCTGGAGTTGCCGCCGGAGGTCGCGGCCCACGTCTTTGTTACCCGCGGGTAG
- a CDS encoding molybdenum cofactor guanylyltransferase, which produces MPFDAVILAGGRSSRLGGVPKAQLVLHGQTLLERSLQAASGARRSVVVGPGTVTLPPAVLRCREDPPFGGPAAAIAAGLAALAGAAQSAADGPAPRTLVIACDMPMVADAIPSLLETMANDVGSRADAGPPAPLDGPPLADAGPPTPLEGAVAVSADGRTQPLVGLYSTAALQRAVDGAARRGELQGGSVFALLASLDLRTVPVPPGSTDDVDTWDDASALGVSTTGSRRSGGPGAVNDLGGMP; this is translated from the coding sequence GTGCCGTTTGATGCCGTAATCCTCGCCGGAGGCAGGTCCTCCCGGCTCGGCGGTGTGCCCAAAGCCCAACTGGTCCTGCACGGGCAGACCCTGCTCGAACGCTCCCTGCAGGCAGCCAGCGGTGCCCGCCGGAGCGTTGTTGTGGGACCCGGCACCGTCACGCTGCCCCCGGCCGTGCTCCGATGCCGTGAAGACCCTCCTTTTGGCGGCCCCGCTGCTGCCATTGCGGCCGGGCTTGCTGCCTTAGCCGGAGCAGCGCAAAGTGCCGCTGACGGTCCGGCGCCCCGGACGCTCGTGATCGCTTGCGACATGCCGATGGTCGCGGACGCCATTCCTTCCCTGCTCGAAACCATGGCAAACGACGTCGGTAGTAGGGCAGATGCCGGCCCGCCCGCGCCGCTGGACGGCCCGCCCCTGGCAGACGCTGGGCCGCCGACGCCGCTCGAGGGGGCAGTGGCGGTCTCGGCGGACGGCCGCACCCAGCCCCTGGTGGGACTTTATAGCACAGCCGCGCTACAACGGGCCGTCGACGGGGCGGCACGACGCGGCGAGCTTCAGGGCGGATCTGTCTTCGCCCTGCTTGCTAGTCTTGACCTGCGGACGGTCCCGGTTCCGCCCGGCTCCACCGATGACGTGGACACATGGGATGACGCCTCCGCCTTGGGGGTATCGACGACCGGCTCACGCCGGTCCGGTGGGCCAGGGGCCGTAAACGACTTGGGAGGCATGCCGTGA
- a CDS encoding molybdopterin molybdotransferase MoeA, which produces MTPGSPDGSIGAGPEQAPHRHLAHTWQEARQLSFDCAAPILPAPVPLRHALGRTLAEDVVALHDMPHYASSAMDGWAVNGSGPWILAEPGQRLAPRQASPIVTGGLIPPGAKAVLRSESGVIGEDEDGLPVLKLGGAAKPGEPRNGQHIRKAAEEAGEGDVLIKAGTVLNPAHLALAALAGHDALPVLGKAVVRLVLTGSEVVSSGVPLPGEVRDTFGPQLAAVVEMLGGISAGEVKIGDSDAEWLAALEDIDADAPETLPADVVITTGGTGKSGTDHLRRTVTKLGGRLLIDGIAMRPGHPAVLAELPDGRFVIGLPGNPLAAMMALSTIGGPLLAALDHRTLPPVTEVPCGTLIDPDPGRTRLMPFRMLYGMASPAQHTGPGMMRGLAAADGILVVPPHGVQLGEPVPAFALPWGAALPEPAAAKAPAKPAAKRTSRKPAADGPVDWSGLLG; this is translated from the coding sequence ATGACGCCCGGGTCACCTGACGGCAGTATCGGCGCTGGCCCGGAACAGGCGCCGCACCGGCATCTCGCCCACACCTGGCAGGAGGCCCGGCAGCTCTCCTTCGACTGCGCCGCGCCCATCCTGCCAGCGCCGGTTCCGCTCCGCCATGCGCTGGGACGGACGCTGGCGGAGGACGTCGTGGCCCTGCACGACATGCCGCATTACGCTTCCTCCGCTATGGACGGGTGGGCTGTCAATGGCAGCGGGCCCTGGATCCTCGCTGAACCGGGTCAGCGGTTGGCCCCGCGCCAGGCCAGCCCGATTGTCACCGGGGGACTGATCCCCCCGGGCGCCAAAGCAGTGCTCCGCAGTGAAAGCGGCGTTATCGGGGAAGATGAGGACGGACTGCCGGTGCTGAAACTGGGCGGCGCGGCCAAGCCCGGGGAGCCGCGCAACGGTCAACACATCCGCAAAGCCGCGGAGGAAGCCGGCGAGGGTGACGTACTAATCAAGGCAGGCACCGTGCTTAACCCCGCGCACCTGGCATTGGCCGCGCTCGCCGGGCATGACGCGCTGCCGGTCCTCGGCAAGGCGGTCGTCCGCCTCGTGCTCACTGGCTCCGAGGTCGTCAGCAGCGGTGTGCCCCTTCCCGGCGAGGTGCGGGACACTTTTGGTCCGCAGCTGGCCGCCGTCGTAGAGATGCTCGGCGGGATCAGCGCCGGGGAGGTCAAGATCGGGGACAGCGACGCGGAATGGCTCGCCGCCCTCGAGGACATCGACGCCGACGCCCCCGAGACGCTGCCTGCCGACGTCGTCATCACCACCGGCGGCACAGGAAAATCCGGCACCGACCACCTCCGGCGCACGGTCACGAAACTTGGCGGCCGGCTGCTGATCGACGGCATCGCTATGCGCCCGGGCCACCCGGCGGTGCTCGCCGAACTGCCGGATGGGCGCTTCGTCATCGGACTGCCTGGAAACCCGCTCGCGGCCATGATGGCGCTGTCCACGATCGGCGGCCCGCTGCTGGCCGCGCTGGACCACCGGACCCTGCCTCCGGTGACCGAGGTGCCCTGCGGAACCCTGATCGATCCGGATCCGGGCAGGACCCGGCTGATGCCGTTCCGTATGCTCTACGGCATGGCGTCGCCGGCGCAACACACCGGCCCGGGCATGATGCGCGGACTGGCCGCGGCCGACGGCATCCTGGTAGTCCCACCGCACGGTGTGCAGCTGGGGGAGCCGGTGCCGGCCTTCGCCCTGCCGTGGGGCGCCGCCTTGCCGGAACCGGCTGCCGCGAAAGCCCCGGCGAAACCGGCCGCGAAGCGTACCTCGCGGAAACCGGCCGCGGATGGCCCGGTCGACTGGAGCGGCCTGCTTGGCTGA
- a CDS encoding DUF6457 domain-containing protein — translation MKSQDETLEDWCRALLQALELEDVDVDINEVLGLAGVAAHSIVRPAAPLTTFIAGFAAGLASGSGQAPDDASMRAAMAVARKLAKDYGASEASGA, via the coding sequence GTGAAGAGCCAGGATGAAACGCTCGAAGATTGGTGCCGCGCGCTGCTCCAGGCCCTGGAGCTGGAAGACGTCGACGTCGACATCAACGAAGTGCTGGGGCTGGCCGGCGTGGCCGCCCACTCCATCGTCCGTCCGGCCGCGCCGCTGACCACCTTCATCGCTGGCTTCGCCGCCGGCCTGGCCTCTGGTTCCGGCCAGGCACCGGACGACGCTTCGATGAGGGCAGCCATGGCGGTGGCCCGGAAACTGGCCAAGGACTACGGCGCCTCCGAGGCCTCCGGGGCATGA
- a CDS encoding HNH endonuclease: MRTLVLNAGYEPLAVVTFRRALVLVLTGKASVLAEGDDPVVGPQEILGRPSVILLNRYIRPRYNILTAVSRRGVLRRDNHRCAYCGKAAHTIDHVQPKSRGGADSWENLVAACLHCNNAKGDHTPAEMGWRLGFVPGPPKGTIWQIKELEKPTPAWDPFLLPESAH; encoded by the coding sequence ATGCGCACTCTTGTTCTGAATGCTGGATATGAACCGCTAGCGGTGGTGACCTTCCGCCGGGCGCTGGTCCTTGTCCTGACCGGAAAGGCCAGCGTGCTGGCCGAAGGCGACGACCCGGTCGTCGGGCCCCAGGAGATCCTGGGCCGCCCGAGTGTGATCCTGCTCAACCGGTACATCCGGCCGCGCTACAACATCCTCACGGCCGTCAGCCGCAGGGGAGTGCTGCGCCGCGACAACCACCGCTGCGCCTACTGCGGCAAAGCAGCCCACACTATCGACCATGTCCAGCCCAAGTCCCGGGGCGGCGCTGACTCCTGGGAAAACCTGGTCGCAGCCTGCTTGCACTGCAACAACGCCAAGGGGGACCATACCCCCGCGGAGATGGGGTGGCGGCTCGGCTTTGTTCCCGGCCCGCCCAAAGGCACGATCTGGCAGATCAAGGAACTGGAGAAGCCGACGCCGGCTTGGGACCCCTTCCTGCTCCCCGAGTCGGCGCACTAG